Proteins encoded in a region of the Stigmatella aurantiaca genome:
- a CDS encoding DUF6271 family protein, translating to MFAIPTNRLVDSAARSILREMHLMQQSGVDPEELFILDNSTEEISQHNARDLARLRRETGMPIRHVTSGEQLQLIDALARGTGQDRGVLRDLLYPEPNTGDYGKVFNLLYLLAAAHGRRVIHRRDSDCSTEGLAPELYPVLGELRFLGKTLEQAQAGTDTVERLPAAAMHKEIQIAGSDYMGDWNLDLMDLEAQHAQALPALLKLLSVPPQQIPVYRHAKYHGRNEDYRPRPLLITCETGAETPEITPYYPECGNLAMKDVFRRIPNFIGARCIGFDYHTYILGTMLGVPAVYHRNKIVHAHDAVRQQQRDLKAYWTGIIKLADYNHFITAVGQSEAFARLAAMSAPDGAAIAGVLSACQAERPWKDRLTLIERLAEEVLLPSKEPAYAETARWLKSRGEALVEELDQDYRRSIALQREWPAYIRGADALARAEVFPRVLRETGSRCAAGA from the coding sequence ATGTTTGCCATCCCCACGAATCGCTTGGTGGACTCCGCCGCCCGGTCGATTCTTCGTGAAATGCACCTGATGCAGCAGTCGGGCGTGGATCCGGAGGAGCTGTTCATTCTCGACAACAGCACCGAGGAGATCTCCCAGCACAACGCCCGGGATCTGGCGCGGCTCCGCCGGGAGACTGGAATGCCCATCCGGCATGTGACTTCCGGCGAGCAGCTTCAGTTGATCGACGCGCTGGCGCGGGGGACGGGGCAGGATCGCGGCGTTCTGAGGGACTTGCTCTACCCGGAGCCCAACACGGGGGATTACGGCAAGGTCTTCAACCTGCTCTACCTGCTGGCGGCCGCGCATGGGCGGCGCGTCATTCACCGGAGGGACTCGGACTGTTCCACGGAGGGGCTGGCGCCGGAGCTGTACCCGGTCCTCGGCGAGCTGCGATTCCTGGGCAAGACGCTGGAGCAGGCCCAGGCCGGGACGGATACGGTCGAGCGCCTGCCGGCCGCCGCGATGCACAAGGAGATCCAGATCGCGGGCAGCGATTACATGGGAGATTGGAATCTGGATCTCATGGACCTGGAGGCGCAGCACGCTCAGGCCCTGCCGGCGCTGCTGAAGCTGTTGAGCGTGCCGCCGCAACAGATTCCGGTCTACCGCCACGCCAAGTATCACGGGCGCAACGAGGACTACCGGCCGAGGCCGCTCCTGATTACCTGCGAGACCGGCGCGGAGACGCCCGAAATCACGCCCTATTATCCGGAGTGCGGCAACCTGGCGATGAAGGACGTCTTCCGGAGGATTCCGAACTTCATCGGCGCCCGTTGCATTGGGTTCGACTACCACACCTACATCCTGGGGACGATGTTGGGCGTGCCCGCCGTCTACCATCGCAACAAGATCGTCCATGCGCACGATGCGGTCCGGCAGCAGCAGCGCGACTTGAAGGCGTACTGGACGGGGATCATCAAGCTGGCCGATTACAACCACTTCATCACGGCGGTGGGCCAGAGCGAGGCCTTCGCCCGCCTCGCGGCGATGAGCGCTCCGGACGGTGCGGCGATTGCCGGCGTGCTCAGCGCTTGCCAGGCGGAGCGGCCTTGGAAGGATCGCCTGACGCTGATTGAGCGCCTGGCGGAAGAGGTGCTGCTCCCCTCGAAAGAACCGGCTTACGCGGAGACGGCCCGCTGGCTGAAGTCGCGCGGTGAGGCCCTGGTGGAAGAGCTCGATCAGGACTACCGCCGCAGCATCGCCCTGCAGCGGGAGTGGCCCGCATATATCCGGGGCGCGGATGCGCTCGCCCGGGCGGAGGTGTTCCCGCGCGTGCTCCGGGAGACGGGCTCCCGGTGCGCGGCGGGCGCTTAA
- a CDS encoding MFS transporter, whose protein sequence is MTSTPAPSPPASALRLPGYATFLATFMLAMMADNIEHVISYWVAFQKFHSAALGGFAVVSHWLPFLLLSVPVGALNDRFDSRRLIQMGMVLFILASLGWGYFFVTDSLQVWHAMVLLTLHGCAGVLWSTSSQMLLYDIVGPASLASAVRLNATARYLGVLVGPGVGSLIMRTLGPTYGIFLNALFYLPLAIWLVRAPYGRHYRGAAPGPKRAVRGLADILQTVKEVRGLPIVSGMVLLAGAASFFVGNSYHAQMPGFADDLGHGDPGAAYTALLGADAAGALLAGILLETKGSWLRMTPTAAMTLALLWGVALFGFATVHVYAVALVLLFAAGFFELSFSSMTQALVQINAPDAIRGRVLGLFAMAAMGLRAFSGIVVGLFGSVVGIHISLGLATAGFVAVIAFLFWRTKRAVA, encoded by the coding sequence GTGACTTCCACCCCGGCACCTTCTCCACCGGCCAGCGCCCTTCGACTTCCCGGCTACGCCACATTCCTCGCGACGTTCATGTTGGCCATGATGGCCGACAACATCGAGCACGTCATCAGCTACTGGGTGGCGTTCCAGAAGTTCCACTCGGCGGCGCTGGGGGGCTTCGCGGTCGTCTCGCACTGGCTGCCCTTCCTGCTGCTCTCGGTGCCCGTCGGCGCGCTGAACGACCGCTTCGACTCACGGCGGCTCATCCAGATGGGGATGGTCCTCTTCATCCTCGCGTCGTTGGGCTGGGGCTACTTCTTCGTCACGGACTCGCTGCAGGTCTGGCACGCGATGGTGCTGCTCACGTTGCACGGGTGCGCCGGCGTGCTGTGGAGCACCTCCAGCCAGATGCTGCTCTACGACATCGTCGGGCCCGCCTCGCTCGCCAGCGCCGTGCGGCTGAACGCGACGGCGCGCTACCTGGGCGTGCTGGTGGGCCCCGGCGTGGGCAGCCTCATCATGCGCACGCTCGGGCCCACCTACGGCATCTTCCTCAATGCCCTCTTCTACCTGCCCCTGGCCATCTGGCTCGTCCGCGCGCCGTACGGCCGCCACTACCGCGGCGCCGCGCCGGGACCGAAGCGCGCGGTGCGGGGGCTCGCCGACATCCTCCAGACGGTGAAGGAGGTTCGCGGCCTTCCCATCGTGTCCGGCATGGTGCTGCTCGCGGGCGCCGCATCCTTCTTCGTCGGCAACAGCTACCACGCGCAGATGCCGGGCTTCGCCGATGACCTGGGCCATGGCGACCCGGGCGCGGCCTACACCGCCCTGCTCGGCGCCGATGCGGCGGGCGCACTGCTCGCGGGCATTCTCCTGGAGACGAAGGGCAGCTGGCTGCGCATGACGCCCACGGCCGCGATGACGCTCGCGCTGCTGTGGGGGGTGGCGCTCTTCGGCTTCGCCACGGTGCACGTCTACGCGGTGGCGCTCGTGCTGCTCTTCGCCGCGGGGTTCTTCGAGCTGTCGTTCAGCAGCATGACGCAGGCCCTGGTGCAGATTAACGCCCCCGACGCGATTCGAGGCCGCGTGCTCGGCCTCTTCGCGATGGCGGCCATGGGCCTTCGCGCCTTCAGCGGCATCGTGGTGGGCCTGTTCGGGAGCGTGGTGGGCATCCACATCTCCCTGGGGCTGGCCACCGCGGGCTTCGTCGCCGTCATTGCCTTCCTCTTCTGGAGAACGAAGCGCGCGGTGGCGTGA
- a CDS encoding DUF5701 family protein has protein sequence MSTEDSFDTEFDRQLDTLVALGYPALMGLQAQGFRALAEPLRPLLREQVSGAPAPRHEVAPFVLVVSGAQIPVSQRISLVTWGGRPGVLSPHFADADTFRPTVELPAAALYALLRVERGEEFCGVRPAEAAQVLAGRGRTLLTIEEGLCFLHASPASLEKNKCFHTGASRGTDRRVPALWISQRAPVLGWCWEQNHHTWLGVASAEARLSAEGSSAL, from the coding sequence ATGAGCACTGAAGACTCGTTCGATACGGAGTTCGACCGCCAGCTCGACACCCTCGTGGCCCTGGGTTACCCAGCCCTGATGGGCCTGCAGGCGCAAGGTTTTCGCGCCCTGGCCGAGCCGTTGCGGCCCTTGCTGAGGGAACAGGTGTCCGGTGCTCCTGCCCCCCGTCATGAGGTGGCGCCGTTTGTCCTCGTCGTCAGCGGCGCGCAGATCCCTGTCTCTCAGCGCATCTCCCTGGTGACGTGGGGCGGCCGCCCGGGCGTGCTCAGTCCGCATTTCGCCGACGCCGACACGTTCCGCCCCACCGTGGAGTTGCCAGCGGCAGCGCTCTACGCGCTGCTGCGCGTCGAGCGGGGCGAGGAGTTCTGTGGGGTCCGCCCTGCCGAAGCAGCCCAGGTTCTGGCAGGGCGGGGAAGAACCCTGCTGACGATCGAGGAGGGCCTCTGCTTTCTCCACGCCTCCCCGGCCTCCCTGGAGAAGAACAAATGCTTCCACACGGGGGCCTCTCGCGGCACGGACCGGCGCGTACCGGCGCTGTGGATTTCGCAGAGGGCACCGGTGCTGGGCTGGTGCTGGGAGCAGAACCACCACACCTGGCTGGGGGTGGCCTCCGCCGAGGCCCGTCTCTCGGCGGAGGGCAGTTCTGCCCTGTGA
- a CDS encoding short chain dehydrogenase: MRILVIGATGIIGKAVVQALQGRHEVLEASRKHGTYPADITSKESLLGLFRKVGPVDAIISAAGSAAFKPLTQLGDADFQLSLNDKLMGQVNVVRLGLEHVRDGGSITLTSGVLAQEPMPGTSAIALVNSALEGFTRAAALEMPRGVRINTVSPPWVNETLEALGMKGVPGIPAAQVARAYVESVEGPRSGQVLDARKFTA; the protein is encoded by the coding sequence ATGCGAATCTTGGTGATTGGAGCGACGGGCATCATCGGGAAGGCAGTCGTTCAGGCCCTCCAGGGGCGCCATGAGGTGCTGGAGGCGTCACGCAAACATGGCACCTATCCGGCGGACATCACCTCGAAGGAGTCGCTGCTGGGGCTCTTCCGCAAGGTGGGGCCCGTCGATGCGATCATCTCGGCGGCAGGGTCTGCGGCCTTCAAGCCCCTGACCCAGCTGGGGGATGCGGACTTCCAGCTCAGCCTCAATGACAAGCTGATGGGGCAGGTGAACGTCGTGCGGCTCGGGCTCGAGCACGTGCGCGACGGGGGCTCCATCACCCTCACCAGCGGGGTGCTGGCGCAGGAGCCGATGCCCGGCACCTCCGCCATCGCGCTCGTCAACTCGGCGCTCGAAGGGTTCACGCGGGCGGCGGCGCTGGAGATGCCCCGGGGTGTGCGCATCAACACCGTCAGCCCGCCCTGGGTCAACGAGACGCTGGAGGCGCTGGGGATGAAGGGCGTGCCCGGCATCCCCGCGGCCCAGGTGGCGCGCGCCTACGTGGAGAGCGTGGAGGGCCCGCGTTCAGGGCAGGTCCTCGACGCCCGGAAGTTCACCGCCTAG
- a CDS encoding FAD-binding oxidoreductase: MSGSPKAIQQNARHAAKVERIAQQLRHRKSTRPASFKKKTPPHQVPKRFDQRRLDDKIDLSDLDQIIEIDVVAMTCTAEPAVTFDEVVHATLRHGLVPIIVPEHKTISLGGSVAGCSIESMSFRHGGFHDTCLEYEIITAKGDVLRCSPGENPLIFQMIHGSFGTLGVLSQLKFRLVRAAPYVHVKYETYETLEAFQQAIQRHFTAQDADYLDGQIFSPTKHVLCVGRFVEKAPYVSRYDWLKAYCESIPRLSEDYLTVYDYLFRYDRGVTHVKPRSLVGRALFGKLIHSDSVLRAADRFHRFLPAKNPPVIVDVFVPFSRTAQFMDWYHREIHYYPVWCVPYRRMRDYEWLSPRWWAGVQDPLFLDLAVYGLKQEPGRNIYKEFEDELLQVNGTKTLISYNYYDEQTFWSIWNKDTYQAVKQFTDPDNIFRDLYTKTCRAALGLEDPAPKPEGSVH; the protein is encoded by the coding sequence GTGAGCGGATCCCCCAAGGCCATCCAGCAGAACGCACGGCATGCGGCGAAGGTCGAACGGATTGCCCAGCAGTTGCGGCATCGCAAGAGCACACGGCCCGCGTCCTTCAAGAAGAAGACGCCCCCCCACCAGGTGCCCAAGCGCTTCGACCAGCGGCGCCTCGACGACAAGATCGACCTGAGCGATCTCGACCAGATCATCGAGATCGACGTGGTGGCGATGACCTGCACGGCCGAGCCCGCGGTCACCTTCGATGAGGTGGTCCACGCGACGCTGCGCCATGGGCTCGTGCCCATCATCGTCCCCGAGCACAAGACCATCAGCCTGGGCGGCTCCGTCGCGGGGTGCTCCATCGAGTCCATGTCCTTCCGGCATGGCGGCTTCCACGACACCTGCCTCGAATACGAAATCATCACCGCCAAGGGCGACGTGCTGCGCTGCTCTCCCGGCGAGAATCCGCTCATCTTCCAGATGATTCACGGCTCGTTCGGAACGCTCGGCGTCCTGTCCCAGCTCAAGTTCAGGCTCGTGCGCGCCGCGCCCTATGTCCACGTGAAGTACGAGACGTACGAGACGCTCGAGGCCTTCCAGCAGGCCATCCAGCGCCACTTCACCGCCCAGGACGCGGACTACCTCGACGGGCAGATCTTCTCCCCCACGAAGCACGTGCTGTGCGTGGGCCGCTTCGTGGAGAAGGCCCCGTACGTGAGCCGCTACGACTGGCTCAAGGCCTACTGCGAGAGCATTCCGCGCCTCAGCGAGGACTACCTCACCGTCTACGACTACCTCTTCCGCTACGACCGGGGCGTCACCCACGTCAAGCCGCGGAGCCTCGTGGGCCGGGCGCTGTTCGGCAAGCTGATCCACTCGGACAGCGTGCTGAGGGCCGCGGACCGCTTCCACCGCTTCCTGCCGGCGAAGAACCCACCCGTCATCGTGGATGTGTTCGTCCCCTTCTCGCGCACGGCCCAGTTCATGGACTGGTACCACCGGGAGATTCACTACTACCCGGTGTGGTGCGTGCCGTACCGCCGCATGCGGGACTACGAGTGGCTGTCGCCCCGCTGGTGGGCCGGCGTGCAGGATCCGCTGTTCCTGGATCTCGCCGTCTACGGGCTCAAGCAGGAGCCGGGCCGCAACATCTACAAGGAGTTCGAGGACGAGCTGCTCCAGGTCAACGGCACCAAGACGCTCATCTCGTACAATTACTATGACGAGCAGACCTTCTGGAGCATCTGGAACAAGGACACCTACCAGGCGGTGAAACAGTTCACCGACCCGGACAACATCTTCCGGGACCTCTACACGAAGACGTGCCGGGCCGCGCTGGGGCTGGAGGACCCGGCGCCCAAGCCGGAGGGCTCCGTGCACTGA
- a CDS encoding AzlD domain-containing protein → MSALPVILGMAVVTYVPRLAGLWLRASVPPFWKRFLRFVPIAVFSALVVPALPGDRGEAGVRLLAAGLAAAASWRFHKLWLGIAVGMAVYWGLR, encoded by the coding sequence ATGAGCGCCTTGCCGGTCATCCTGGGAATGGCGGTGGTCACCTACGTGCCGCGGCTGGCGGGGCTCTGGCTGCGCGCCAGCGTGCCGCCCTTCTGGAAGCGCTTCCTGCGCTTCGTGCCCATCGCCGTCTTCTCCGCCCTCGTCGTCCCCGCGCTCCCCGGAGACCGGGGCGAGGCAGGGGTGCGGCTCCTGGCGGCGGGGCTGGCCGCGGCGGCGAGCTGGCGGTTCCACAAGCTCTGGCTCGGCATCGCGGTGGGCATGGCGGTGTACTGGGGACTGCGGTGA
- a CDS encoding AzlC family ABC transporter permease: MGHSPSGDFLRGFRTVIPLWLGFIPFSIAYAVTARGAGLGVLDTQLLSALVFAGGAQFSAAGLFAAGASGVEIVLTTLLLNARHLLYGLSLSQRLPLTGPSRWVAAHLLTDEAYGVVLAEPQPTFAYLMGAGLSVFVPWNLFTFVGALLGQGLPDPAGLGVDFVFPLAFLALLIPMLRGKVELGVAVLSGAIALGGSQVLPGGVALLLAGGVGSLAGALLTAEPEQQNPPEAEAS, encoded by the coding sequence ATGGGCCATTCCCCTTCAGGTGACTTCCTCCGGGGTTTCCGCACGGTCATTCCCCTGTGGCTGGGGTTCATTCCCTTCTCCATCGCCTACGCGGTGACGGCGCGGGGCGCGGGGCTCGGGGTGCTCGACACGCAGCTCTTGAGCGCGCTCGTGTTCGCGGGCGGGGCCCAGTTCAGCGCGGCGGGGCTGTTCGCGGCGGGCGCCTCGGGCGTGGAGATCGTCCTCACCACCTTGCTGCTCAACGCCCGCCACCTGCTCTATGGCCTCTCGCTCTCGCAGCGGCTCCCCCTGACGGGGCCCAGCCGATGGGTGGCCGCGCACCTGCTCACGGACGAGGCCTACGGGGTGGTGCTGGCCGAGCCGCAACCGACCTTCGCCTATCTGATGGGGGCGGGGCTGAGCGTCTTCGTGCCGTGGAACCTGTTCACCTTCGTGGGGGCGCTGCTGGGCCAGGGCTTGCCGGATCCGGCGGGGCTCGGGGTGGATTTCGTGTTCCCGCTGGCCTTCCTCGCCCTGCTCATCCCCATGCTGCGCGGGAAGGTGGAGCTCGGGGTGGCCGTGCTGTCGGGCGCGATCGCGCTGGGCGGCTCCCAGGTGCTGCCCGGAGGCGTGGCGCTCCTGCTCGCGGGAGGGGTGGGCAGCCTGGCCGGGGCGCTCCTCACGGCGGAGCCCGAGCAACAGAACCCTCCGGAGGCGGAAGCGTCATGA
- a CDS encoding adenylate/guanylate cyclase domain-containing protein, translating into MVSETRKVLRLRLRNHLVQMVRLALLATGVSAACWFLQLLWLPDMERQLYDSALTTFTRRHGKSEDITVVAIDQSTLDLVRANRTYARNFGNYPWTRSLWARVAEELSAGGARAVLLDAVMDEPDTDPSADLAFATALRDTGLPFYLGVSSHPSAPTLPRVEPVQRFPAPAPAPTGDAPVPEAPSGEFEEVEEDEALPAADLLQVAQALAFPVKTEGRPLSGQDSERYLPRSHQLVPPIAPLLSEVDGFGLVEVEPDPDGSMRRTRFAYTDGTNAYVTLPVALVADLFGAQELAFSGRKMRLGSRELTVNPDGSAEIDYGGTLHERYRVIPLIAVLDAWALRREGKPTGLSPDLFRGKVVVIGGTALGVGDTKTTPFGASVPGMSKQVAVLDNLLAGRFITQAPLWVSLLFSLALALASTVVLMTLRRPGLELAWLLLLTPVLFVIMGYALAFGRVHLITAIPTVAGLLASLGAVASNHLSANREAAFIRQAFSRYMEPKLIEQMIEENQLPRLDGEAREITAFFSDIRGFSTFSERFRENPRELVRVLNMYLTRVSASLLNEGGCLDKYIGDAVVCLFGAPVNQADHAVRACRGALRVKAEVEQLREEFRQQGLPDVYTRIGLNSAKLFVGNFGSEQLFDYTAIGDGMNLAARLEGANKAYGSLIMIGPSTYARAQHAIEVRELDNVRVAGKTEAVTVYELLALKGQLPAHTRETVARYHEALALYRKAYFAEAATVLETRLEQDPEDGPTAALLERCRKYELSPPRPFDGVTNLDK; encoded by the coding sequence ATGGTGAGTGAAACACGGAAGGTCCTGCGGCTGCGCCTGCGCAACCACCTGGTGCAGATGGTGAGGCTGGCGCTGCTGGCCACGGGGGTGTCCGCGGCGTGCTGGTTCCTGCAGTTGCTGTGGCTGCCGGACATGGAGCGCCAGTTGTACGACAGCGCCCTCACCACCTTCACGCGCCGGCACGGCAAGTCCGAAGACATCACCGTGGTGGCCATCGACCAGTCCACCCTCGACTTGGTCCGCGCCAACCGCACCTACGCGCGCAACTTCGGCAACTACCCCTGGACGCGCAGCCTTTGGGCCCGTGTGGCCGAGGAGCTGTCGGCGGGCGGCGCCCGGGCCGTGCTGCTCGACGCGGTCATGGATGAGCCGGACACGGACCCCAGCGCGGACCTGGCCTTCGCCACGGCGCTACGGGACACCGGCCTGCCCTTCTACCTGGGCGTCTCCAGCCATCCCAGCGCTCCCACCCTGCCGCGAGTCGAGCCCGTGCAGCGGTTCCCCGCCCCCGCCCCGGCGCCCACTGGCGACGCGCCGGTCCCAGAGGCTCCCAGCGGCGAGTTCGAGGAAGTGGAGGAGGACGAGGCCCTCCCCGCCGCGGATCTGCTCCAGGTCGCGCAGGCACTTGCCTTCCCAGTGAAGACCGAGGGACGCCCCCTGTCAGGGCAGGATTCCGAGCGCTACCTGCCCCGCAGCCACCAGCTCGTCCCACCCATCGCCCCGCTGCTCTCCGAGGTGGATGGCTTCGGCCTGGTGGAGGTGGAGCCAGACCCGGATGGGAGCATGCGGCGTACGCGCTTCGCGTACACGGACGGCACGAACGCGTACGTCACGCTTCCGGTGGCCCTGGTGGCGGACCTCTTCGGCGCCCAGGAGCTGGCGTTCTCCGGCCGGAAGATGCGCCTGGGCTCGCGCGAGCTGACGGTGAACCCGGACGGCAGCGCGGAGATCGACTATGGCGGCACGCTGCACGAGCGCTACCGCGTCATTCCGCTCATCGCCGTGCTGGATGCCTGGGCGCTGCGGCGCGAGGGCAAGCCCACGGGGCTGTCGCCGGACCTGTTCCGCGGCAAGGTGGTGGTCATCGGCGGCACGGCCCTGGGGGTGGGAGACACGAAGACGACGCCGTTCGGGGCCTCGGTGCCGGGCATGAGCAAGCAGGTGGCGGTGCTGGACAACCTGCTCGCCGGCCGCTTCATCACCCAAGCCCCCCTCTGGGTGAGCCTGTTGTTCAGCCTGGCGCTGGCGCTGGCCTCGACGGTGGTGCTCATGACGCTGCGCCGGCCCGGGCTGGAGCTCGCGTGGCTGCTGCTGCTGACTCCAGTCCTCTTCGTCATCATGGGCTACGCTCTGGCCTTCGGCCGGGTCCACCTGATCACCGCGATACCCACCGTGGCGGGGCTGCTGGCCAGCCTGGGGGCGGTGGCCTCCAACCACCTGTCCGCCAACCGCGAGGCCGCGTTCATCCGGCAGGCGTTCAGCCGCTACATGGAGCCGAAGCTCATCGAGCAGATGATCGAGGAGAACCAGCTGCCGCGCCTGGATGGCGAGGCGCGGGAAATCACCGCCTTCTTCAGCGACATCCGTGGCTTCTCCACCTTCTCCGAGCGGTTCCGGGAGAATCCGCGCGAGCTGGTCCGCGTGCTCAACATGTACCTGACGCGGGTCAGCGCCTCGCTGCTCAACGAGGGCGGGTGCCTGGACAAGTACATCGGCGACGCGGTGGTGTGCCTGTTCGGCGCCCCCGTCAACCAAGCGGACCACGCGGTGCGCGCCTGCCGTGGGGCGCTCCGGGTGAAGGCAGAGGTGGAACAGCTGCGCGAGGAGTTTCGCCAGCAGGGCCTGCCGGATGTCTACACGCGCATTGGCCTCAACAGCGCGAAGCTCTTCGTGGGCAACTTCGGCAGCGAGCAGCTCTTCGACTACACCGCCATCGGGGATGGCATGAACCTCGCGGCGCGGCTGGAGGGCGCGAACAAGGCCTACGGCTCGCTCATCATGATCGGCCCGAGCACCTACGCACGGGCCCAGCACGCCATCGAGGTGCGCGAGCTGGACAACGTGCGGGTCGCGGGCAAGACGGAGGCGGTGACGGTATACGAGCTGCTGGCGCTCAAGGGCCAGCTGCCCGCCCACACGCGCGAGACGGTGGCGCGCTACCACGAGGCGCTCGCGCTCTACCGCAAGGCCTACTTCGCCGAGGCGGCCACCGTGCTAGAGACGCGGCTGGAGCAGGACCCGGAGGACGGGCCCACCGCCGCGCTGCTGGAGCGATGCCGGAAGTATGAGCTGTCTCCTCCTCGCCCCTTCGATGGGGTGACGAACCTGGACAAGTGA
- a CDS encoding M48 family metallopeptidase translates to MNRHLLRLSVMGLGLTAASCAATKQSLQRLASVEVAQSVKENVREFSQCDRLKADISFQEEYDLGGAVALSWVRKGGGLMLANTSEKQLHQYLNTVGRNLAAQSSRPTLRWTFGALQDPETFNATSAPGGYVFLTRRLLQDVDNEAQLAGVLAHEIAHITLKHALHSYGGFRVKQCQVGAWTPDTPLLGEALDKGSEWVISHIAKGFDKDDEFAADALALHLLVSAGYEPTEYTGFIGKIPESTGITSTHPKKPERLKRMVAVLEKAKTPSDGFSEWPTGMQGLVKPPLPPALTALKASSPPATK, encoded by the coding sequence GTGAACCGGCACCTGCTGCGGCTCTCTGTGATGGGGCTGGGCCTGACGGCCGCCTCGTGCGCAGCCACGAAGCAATCCCTCCAGCGCCTCGCGTCCGTGGAGGTGGCTCAGTCGGTCAAAGAAAACGTCCGCGAGTTCTCCCAGTGCGACAGGCTGAAAGCCGATATCTCCTTCCAGGAGGAGTACGACCTGGGCGGTGCGGTCGCCCTGAGCTGGGTCCGGAAAGGTGGCGGGCTCATGCTGGCCAACACCAGCGAGAAGCAACTGCACCAGTACCTCAATACCGTGGGGCGCAACCTGGCCGCTCAATCCTCCCGGCCCACGCTGCGGTGGACCTTTGGAGCGCTTCAGGACCCAGAGACCTTCAATGCGACTTCCGCTCCCGGCGGCTACGTCTTTCTCACCCGGCGTCTCCTTCAGGACGTGGACAACGAGGCCCAACTCGCAGGAGTGCTCGCACACGAAATCGCGCACATCACCCTCAAGCATGCCCTGCACTCCTATGGCGGCTTCAGGGTGAAGCAATGCCAGGTGGGTGCCTGGACACCCGACACGCCTCTCCTGGGCGAAGCCCTCGACAAGGGGTCGGAGTGGGTCATCTCCCACATCGCGAAGGGATTCGACAAAGACGACGAATTCGCCGCAGACGCCCTGGCGCTCCATCTCCTCGTCTCCGCAGGGTACGAGCCCACGGAGTACACAGGCTTCATCGGGAAGATTCCAGAGAGCACGGGAATCACCTCCACACACCCGAAAAAGCCAGAGCGTCTGAAGCGAATGGTGGCCGTGCTCGAAAAAGCGAAGACGCCCAGCGATGGCTTCTCCGAGTGGCCCACCGGCATGCAGGGGCTCGTGAAGCCCCCGTTGCCCCCCGCGCTCACCGCGTTGAAGGCCAGCAGCCCCCCGGCCACGAAGTAG
- a CDS encoding NAD(P)/FAD-dependent oxidoreductase → MKAGADYDVIIVGGGPAGLSAALLLGRCRRRVLVCDDGHPRNAASPRSHGVFTRDGTPPAELLRLGREQLVPYGVEVRDVHVNGAQCVEGGFQVELMGGTTLRCRRLLLATGVVDELPPLAGIEPFYGHSVWHCPYCDGWEARDQPLAAYGHGHDGAELALGLKTWTDDIILFTDGGPPPSDEHQALLRHEGIPWYGERIARLEGSGRQLERVVLASGASIPRRGLFFHTEPRQRAPLAESLGCPFTRRGAVKTGNLEDTGIPGLYVAGDAARDLQFVIVAAAEGTKAALAINKSLRLEDCPAPNPSPDSPFAVPEGPEAAEPAPA, encoded by the coding sequence ATGAAGGCCGGTGCGGATTACGATGTCATCATTGTCGGAGGGGGCCCGGCGGGACTGTCTGCCGCGCTGCTGCTCGGCCGGTGCCGGCGCCGCGTCCTGGTGTGTGACGATGGGCACCCGCGCAATGCGGCCTCTCCGCGCTCGCATGGCGTCTTCACCCGGGATGGGACGCCCCCGGCGGAGCTGCTGCGGCTCGGACGCGAGCAACTGGTGCCTTACGGCGTCGAGGTGCGCGACGTCCACGTCAACGGCGCCCAGTGCGTGGAAGGTGGCTTCCAGGTGGAGCTGATGGGTGGCACCACGCTGCGCTGCCGCCGGCTCTTGCTGGCCACGGGCGTGGTGGATGAGCTGCCGCCCCTTGCGGGCATCGAGCCCTTCTATGGCCACAGCGTGTGGCATTGTCCCTACTGCGATGGCTGGGAGGCCCGGGATCAGCCCCTCGCCGCGTATGGCCATGGCCATGATGGCGCGGAGCTGGCGCTGGGATTGAAGACCTGGACGGACGACATCATCCTGTTCACCGATGGCGGGCCCCCGCCGTCTGACGAGCACCAGGCGCTGCTGCGCCATGAAGGCATCCCCTGGTATGGCGAGCGCATCGCGAGGCTGGAGGGCTCCGGGAGGCAGCTGGAGCGCGTGGTGCTCGCCAGCGGAGCGTCCATTCCGCGCCGGGGGCTCTTCTTCCACACGGAGCCACGGCAGCGCGCCCCCCTGGCCGAATCGCTGGGATGCCCCTTCACGCGCCGGGGCGCGGTGAAGACCGGCAACCTGGAGGACACCGGCATCCCGGGCCTGTATGTCGCCGGAGATGCCGCCCGGGACCTGCAGTTCGTGATTGTCGCCGCGGCCGAAGGCACCAAGGCGGCCCTTGCCATCAACAAGTCCCTGCGCCTTGAGGACTGCCCAGCCCCCAACCCGTCGCCCGACTCGCCCTTCGCCGTTCCCGAGGGCCCGGAGGCGGCCGAACCCGCCCCCGCCTAG